From Onychostoma macrolepis isolate SWU-2019 chromosome 19, ASM1243209v1, whole genome shotgun sequence, a single genomic window includes:
- the LOC131526254 gene encoding foot protein 1 variant 2-like isoform X1, producing MILHMAIYSKESYKSQSLLWVPDPSWWSTVWPWRASALSVPPWRYSALSAPPWWAPVPSAPPWWAPVPSTLHWWASALSATPWRSSAPSTPLWWAPASSALPWWAPVRSWSPPGYSASPVLPGCPALPALPQSPVFSLPRGPGPPSLPLFGLCSTTLLDCVVVESGL from the exons ATGATACTACACATGGCAATCTATTCAAAAGAAAGTTATAAG TCCcagtctctgctgtgggttcctgatccgtcgtggtggtCTACTGTCTGGCCCTGGAGGGCTTCTGCTCTGTCTGTTCCGCCATGGAGGTATTCTGCCttgtctgctccgccctggtgggctccagtcccgtctgctccaccctggtgggctccagtcccgtctaCTCTGCACTGGTGGGCTTCTGCTCTGTCTGCAACACcgtggaggtcttctgcccCATCTACTCCGctctggtgggctcctgcttcgtctgctctgccctggtgggctcctgttcGGTCCTGGTCTCCGCCTGGGTACTCTGCTTCGCCGGTTCTGCCTGGGTgtcctgctctgccggctctgcCTCAGTCCCCGGTCTTCTCACTCCCacgtggacctggccctccgtccctccccctgttcgGCCTCTgctccaccaccctcctggatTGTGTAGTGGttgaatccggtctatga
- the LOC131526254 gene encoding uncharacterized protein LOC131526254 isoform X2 gives MEVFCLVCSALVGSSPVCSTLVGSSPVYSALVGFCSVCNTVEVFCPIYSALVGSCFVCSALVGSCSVLVSAWVLCFAGSAWVSCSAGSASVPGLLTPTWTWPSVPPPVRPLLHHPPGLCSG, from the coding sequence ATGGAGGTATTCTGCCttgtctgctccgccctggtgggctccagtcccgtctgctccaccctggtgggctccagtcccgtctaCTCTGCACTGGTGGGCTTCTGCTCTGTCTGCAACACcgtggaggtcttctgcccCATCTACTCCGctctggtgggctcctgcttcgtctgctctgccctggtgggctcctgttcGGTCCTGGTCTCCGCCTGGGTACTCTGCTTCGCCGGTTCTGCCTGGGTgtcctgctctgccggctctgcCTCAGTCCCCGGTCTTCTCACTCCCacgtggacctggccctccgtccctccccctgttcgGCCTCTgctccaccaccctcctggatTGTGTAGTGGttga